A stretch of DNA from Thermithiobacillus plumbiphilus:
TCCACCTCCGAGCAGCCAGTAGTCGGCCTTGATGCCGGGACGGGGATCACGGTAGCCGAGCTGGCGGGCATATTCGGCGGTATAGAGCAGCTTGTAGCTGCCCAGGGGATAGTCGCCGTTCAGCCGCGCGCCGGTGGTGCCACTGGAAATGCTGCTCGCGGTACTCTCGGGCTGGCTACGATCCTCATAGAAATAGCCATAACCCGACAGGGTCGTGCCCTTGAAGGGCGTGAACCCGGCATGCAGCAGGCTCAGGCGTACCGATTGCAGGTTCTGGCCGGCCGGCGCCTGGAAGTTGGCATAGCTGCCCTTGACGCGGTTGATGTAGGCGGCAAAGAGCGTGGTGCCGGGCAGGCTCTTGTTCTCGATGCTCACGCCATCATAGGTCTGCATGTTCTGGCGCCAGTCGACATTGCCGATGAAGCGGTCATTGTCGAGCTTGATGATCTGTCGTCCGGCCTTGATCAGGGTGCCGGGCAGGCCCTGATAGCTCAGAAAGGCCTGGTTCACCGCCGTGGTTTCGGCATCGGCCACCACCGGATAGGCCAGCTGGCCATTGGTCAGATCATTGAAGTCATC
This window harbors:
- a CDS encoding alginate export family protein; amino-acid sequence: ALKGGKVDLQLRPRYEYVHQAGRAEDANAFTMRTLLGYSTKPFAGLGASLQFINIAHLGSDDFNDLTNGQLAYPVVADAETTAVNQAFLSYQGLPGTLIKAGRQIIKLDNDRFIGNVDWRQNMQTYDGVSIENKSLPGTTLFAAYINRVKGSYANFQAPAGQNLQSVRLSLLHAGFTPFKGTTLSGYGYFYEDRSQPESTASSISSGTTGARLNGDYPLGSYKLLYTAEYARQLGYRDPRPGIKADYWLLGGGMSAGMLSARFDYEVLGANDRGTYGFQTPFATKHAFNGWADMFLATPATGLQDAFFTVSAKPL